Proteins from a genomic interval of Diaminobutyricimonas aerilata:
- a CDS encoding lipoate--protein ligase family protein, with the protein MHGEYKVPGGKLVVVDLDVEDGRISNFRLAGDFFLEPDSALEAIDRAVNGLAADSDAKTIADAVRRSLPEGAQLLGFSPEAVATTVRRALARASSWTDYDWQLVHGAAYPPVLQMALDQVLAEEVGAGRRQPTLRIWEWEQPGVVIGSFQSVKNEVDLDNAAKYGMDVVRRVSGGGAMFMEAGSVITYSIYAPSELVQGMSFADSYAFLDEWVIVALKSLGIDAFYQPLNDITSAKGKIGGAAQKRLGSGAVLHHVTMSYDMNGERMTEVLRIGREKLSDKGTTSAAKRVDPLRSQTGLPRAEIIQKMIGTFRGLYGATDGDITPEELARAEQLVREKFATPEWLYRVP; encoded by the coding sequence CGAAGACGGGCGGATCTCGAACTTCCGTCTCGCGGGAGACTTCTTCCTCGAGCCCGACAGCGCCCTGGAGGCGATCGACCGGGCCGTGAACGGGCTCGCCGCCGACTCCGACGCGAAGACCATCGCGGATGCGGTGCGCCGGTCGCTGCCGGAGGGCGCGCAACTGCTCGGCTTCAGCCCCGAAGCGGTTGCGACGACCGTGCGCCGCGCGCTCGCCCGCGCATCCAGCTGGACCGACTACGACTGGCAACTCGTGCACGGGGCCGCCTATCCGCCCGTGCTGCAGATGGCGCTCGACCAGGTGCTCGCGGAGGAGGTGGGCGCCGGCCGGCGCCAGCCGACCCTGCGCATCTGGGAGTGGGAGCAGCCGGGTGTCGTCATCGGCAGCTTCCAGTCGGTGAAGAACGAGGTCGACCTCGACAACGCCGCCAAGTACGGCATGGACGTCGTGCGCCGGGTGAGCGGCGGCGGAGCCATGTTCATGGAGGCCGGCTCCGTGATCACCTACTCGATCTACGCGCCGAGCGAGCTCGTGCAGGGCATGAGCTTCGCCGACTCGTACGCGTTCCTCGACGAGTGGGTGATCGTCGCGCTGAAGTCGCTCGGGATCGACGCGTTCTACCAGCCGCTCAACGACATCACGAGCGCCAAGGGCAAGATCGGCGGTGCCGCGCAGAAGCGACTCGGCAGCGGTGCCGTGCTGCACCACGTGACGATGAGCTACGACATGAACGGCGAGCGGATGACCGAGGTGCTGCGCATCGGTCGCGAGAAGCTCTCCGACAAGGGCACGACTTCGGCCGCGAAGCGGGTGGACCCGCTGCGCAGCCAGACCGGACTGCCGCGCGCCGAGATCATCCAGAAGATGATCGGCACCTTCCGGGGGCTGTATGGCGCGACCGACGGCGACATCACGCCGGAGGAGCTCGCCCGCGCGGAGCAGCTCGTGCGCGAGAAGTTCGCGACGCCGGAGTGGCTCTACCGCGTGCCGTGA